In Gimesia panareensis, the genomic window AAGCCACGCTCATCCAGTGCCTTCAGAACCTGTCCCACGTATTCATCCAGTGTCTCGATAAACGCACCATAATGCGTGCGGAGTTTGGCATTCCCGGGACCGGTTGCGGCTTTGTCCCGATACTTTTCCACCAGCCAGTCGGTCGGTGATCTGACCGGGGTATGTACGTGGAAGTAAGAGAGGTACAGAAAGAACGGCTGTTTGCGTTTCTGCTGCAGAAACTGAATCGCATTCTGTGTCACCGCATCCGGTGGGAACTCGTCTTTCTGAAAATCGTCCGGCTGCCAGTCGAATTTTTTCGCATAGGGATGGCTGCCAAACGTTTCGACGGCACTCTGAAAGCCCTGTTGTTTCGGTCCATGGGTCGGACTCCAGCCCAGATACCGTTTATAATGCTCGTTGACGTGCCACTTCCCGAAGAAGCCGGTTGCGTAATCCGCCTGCTGCAGCATCTCGCCCAGCGTGACTTCTTTCAGCGGCAGATCCTGAGTGTAGGGAGGTGGCTGCAGCTTACGGATCGGTGGCGTGACGGCAGAGGGTTTCGTGACGAACTCAAAATGCAGACGCGCAGGAGTTTTGCCTGTCAGGATCGAGGCCCGCGAAGCCGAACAGATAGGAGCCGGTGAGTAGGCGTTCGTGAACTTCATCCCCTCTTTGGCCAGTTGATCGAGATGAGGTGTCTCAGCCAGTTTGCCTCCGTAGCAGTGGAGATCCCGCCAGCCCAGATCATCGGCGAGAATGAACACGATGTTCGGCGGTGTTTCTGCAGCCGAGACGGGAAGAGAAAAGCAAACCAGGAACAGCAGAACGAGCGCGCGACGCATTGATGAACCTCGAATTCGAAGAGAACGGCTTATTTGATTTCGAATCCGAGTGTAACGAATTCGCCAACCGTGTTCGAGGCTGTCTGCTGTTTCGTCAGATCGACGGCGAAAGGCTGTTGCAGACTGTTGCCTGCCAGATCTTCCAGCACGGTGCCGATCACCAGCTGATAGCGGCCCGGCTGCCAGGGCTTCTCCGGTAGGAACTTCCAGACTGATTCGTGAGCCGCCAGTTCGATTTTTCCAGGCACCGGTTTACCCTCCAGCGTCTGCACACGCAACTGGCTGTGGAGCAGAGCGTAATCCAGGGTTTCTCCCAGTTCACAGACCAGCGCGTTTCGCGTTCCAGAATCTGGTGTTTTCAGTTTCCATGTTTCCGGTTCCGGCTGGCGCTCATCCATGGCGACCGCGGAAAAGGACTTTTTGATTTCTTTTCCCAGTGGATGTCCGGAGAGGGCGGGCCATTTCGGGTTGATCCGCAGTTCATATTCCTGCCCGGCATTCAGGATCGCACCCAGTTCGACGTTCAGATTGACTCCCGTCTTCTGCCGACCGGGATGAAACCAGAGCGTCAACTGCTTCCCGTCCGGCGACCAGAGCTCGGTGTGTCGAAACGGTCGGGGGACCAGCTGTTTTTGTGTTTTGTTATAGAGCGAGAAATTCGGAAAGATGTCGCCCTGCTGCATCGGCTCTGAGAACTGAATGTAAAACTTCAGGTGATTGGCGGGCAGCTGTTTGCCTGAAGGATAGATGGACACGACGCGTGGCGGTTTCGCATCGGGCAGCGGAATCGCATAGGTTCGCTGCAGAAGTTGCCCGTGCAGTTTTGTCGGCAGATTCAAGGCTCCGGGAGTAAAAGTCGCCTGATAACGACCGCCCCGGACCAGGGGAAATGCAGGTTTAAATACGAGCCGCCGGTCTTTCAGTTCGTAATGTCCCAGCATGGGGGGCAGCTTCTGAGCCGACTTTGATTCCCGTTTCAGTGAAAGTACCTGTTGGAAACGTTCCTCATCGGCATGCTGCAGTGTGACCCAGAACCGCTTGTCCGCTGCTGTCACGACCACACGACAGAGACGGGGGTCTTTCTCGTCTGCTTCAAACGTGAGCTGGAATGGTCCGTCGTCAGGCGGGCTGTCTGCCGCTGCCAGGTTTTTCAGCCCCAAAGTGCAGATGACGAGCAGGCTGACAAAGATGAGTCTTCCTGATAGAACTGATACCGGTTTCACCATACCGCTCCAATTGATGTGAGCGGCATGGCGCTAGCCACCGGTACTGGAATTCAGTGCGTTTCCCAAATCACCGGCGGCTAGCGCCGTTCCGCTCAGTTTTATTTTCGTCATCGAAAAAAACAGGCTCTTTTCCGTTTTGCCATGAGAACAGAAAAGAGCCCGAAATTTACAAACCGAATTGATTACGGCAGTTCGGCTATTTCCAGATCGAGGTGTCCGTTGTTGTCGCGGAGCACAACGATTTCTTTCTTCTGCAGTTTGTCGATGTGCACTGCCCCTGCGAGTTGATCGACGATTTCAATGCCGTTCGGTCCCTGCTTCTGCTTGACATCGCGGCGGGCGGCCTCTTCGTTGATATCTTCTGCTTCAAGGTAGTCCATGTTGACGCGAACGCCCCACCATTTACTGGGACCGTACATGCTCTTCTTCCAGTGGAACCGGAAGGTGTTGGTCAGCAACCATTCCTTACCGTCACTTTCATACGTCAGCATGTCAAGCGGACGGTTCCCCGAGCCGAGTTCCACGACGCTGGTCCCTTTGACCTTGCTGCCGGACTGCAGCTCATCCAGCGGGAACTTGGCTATCGGGGTGCAGGCAAAGGCGCCCACGATATAGTTTTTGCCTTTGTTGGAATAGGGTACGAACGATTGAATGGGAGCTTTAGTTTCCCAGCGACGGTGTGCCACGTGGTAGGTTTCCGCGCTGAAGATATCAGCGGCAGTTCCATGTGTGAGCGGCAGTGGAATCGAATAGATTTTGTTGGCGAATTCTTCATTCGATTGGGCAGCAGCCAGCAGACGGTCGCTGGCCAGAGCGACGCCGGTGATGTTGCGGATCTTGGATTTTTCACCACCAGGAAGTGAGACCTGAACATAGTCGACGTTCGACAGATCAAAGTTCTTCACCTTCCCTTTGGCATCAATCACGAGAATCGCCGGCTGATTATCGGTCGTGCGTTTGACAGAGAGATAGACTTTGCCGCTCTGTGAATTGACGGCCATGTCGGCGATGTCGATCTGAGCGGGTTCGACTCCGAGGCTGGCCGCTACAGCGACATCGATGTTGGAAACCTTCTGTTCCAGTTTCTTTAGTGGTCCGTTGTCGTGTGTATCAATGACTGTAATTGTCGCTTTCGCAGGGTCCGCCACCACCAGCAATCCGCCGGGTCCGAATGTCAATTTTCCCACCGATTTCAAACCGGGGTTTCCAGTCTGTACATTCTGGAGATACTTACTCGCCGCATCTTTGCTCACACCGGCCTGCAGTGCCGGACCACTGGTGAGCAGCAGCATCAGTGTAACCACACTGAGGCCTGCTTTCATGATTCGCGATCTGATCATCAAACTGATTCCTGAAAAAAAGTCACTTGAAATAGTGGGCTCCTCATCCTTTCCAACGAGACTCAATCCTAAATTTCTGAATTTCAGGAGTCAACAACTTTGTAACGGGAAGCAGAGTTTATAGCGATTCTTCACATCGGGCCGCTCAGGCAGTCCAGTCAAGCAGATTCAGCGGAAACAGGAATCATCGGGGTTCGTCCTTGACAGAGCCGACATATAAACTGTTATAATTATGTTCCTTCCTTAATTTTGTACGCGCTACAGAAGAGGAATGACTACCAGCAAGAGTCCAATGGACAATCAGACCCGATTGTCATCCTCCATATTATCCTACCTTCCATCGCGAGAAACATTCAGTAATGCGCGTTTCCCGTCGTACCAGCATCGGCCTGCTATACAACTGTCTGATCGTCTGCCTGTCCTTCTCCGGGATGGCTGAGGCAGCGGAGACACCTGCGTCCACGAAACCGGTGGTCTATGAAGACGCTGTCCTGCCCCTCTTTCAGAAACACTGCGTGAAATGTCACAGTCAGAAGAACCGCAAAGCGGAATTTGATCTGAGTTCGATTGCGGGTCTGCTGCAGGGGGGCGAATCGGGAGCGGGGCTCGTCGCGGGGAAACCAGATGAGAGTCTGCTGTATGACTATCTGCACGAAGGCCTGATGCCCCCCGAAGATGAGACGCCTCTTTCCAAAACGGAAATCGAAACAGTACGGCTGTGGATCAGCGGCGGACTCAAGTTCAAAGAGGTTCCGCAAACCGTCGCGGACAACCGGCTCTCGCAACACGATGTGATTCCGATCCTGTATCGCCGTTGTGTGATGTGCCACGGTCCCGAGTACCAGGAAGGGGAACTCGACCTGCGTTCCAAAGCGAAGATGCTGACCGGCGGCAAAGCGGGTCCTGCCGTCATCGCTGGAAAGCCGGACGAGAGTCTGCTGGTGAAATACATTGTTGAGAAGACCTGCCCACCCAAAGCGGAAATCAGCCGTGCGGGGATCGAGCCGATGCCCGCCGAAGAACTGGATACGGTCAAAGCCTGGATTGCCGATGGACTGCACGTAGAGGAAGAAACCGAGCGTTTCCGCCTCGACCAGGATCCACTCGTGACGACAGAAGATCGTCAGTTCTGGTCATTCCAGCCTCCGCAGCAGGTCGCACCGCCCACCGTCAAACATCAGTCCCTGGTTAAAAATCCGATCGATGCGTTTCTGCTCCGAAAACTGGAAGCAGCTGACCTGACGTACGCACCGGAAGCGGATCGACGTACGCTGATCCGCCGCGCAACGTATGCATTAACGGGTCTGCCCCCCACGCAGGCAGAAGTGAATGCGTTCCTGTCCGACAAGAGTCCGGACGCTTATGAAAAGCTGATCGATCGCCTGCTTGCCTCTCCCCGTTACGCTGAGAAGTGGGGACAGTTCTGGCTCGACCTGGCCGGCTATGCGGATTCGGAAGGGAAACGAAGCGCGGATCTGATCCGCAAGTATGCCTACCGCTACCGGGATTATGTCATCCGGTCCTTCGGGGAAGACAAGCCTTACGATGTCTTTCTCACCGAGCAGCTGGCAGGCGACGAACTGGTCGATCACCAGAACCCGAAAGAGGTCACCCCTGAACTGATTGAAAAGGTGGTCGCGACCGGTTTTCTACGGATGGCTCCCGACGGGACCTCGGCCAATCCGGTGAACCGCGTAACGGATCGCCTGGAAGTAATTTCGGATGAACTCGACGTCATGTATCGCAGTGTGCTGGGCCTGACGATGAACTGCGCCCGTTGCCACAGTCACAAGTATGACCCGATCCCGCAACGCGACTATTATCGTTCCATGGCGATCTTCAAAGGGGCCTATGACGAATATGACTGGATGACGCCGCAACCGTTCAGCAACCAGTGGAAGCGGGCCCGCAGTCGTCTGCTGACGCTGATTCCCAAAGACGAACAGGCCGCCATC contains:
- a CDS encoding sulfatase; protein product: MRRALVLLFLVCFSLPVSAAETPPNIVFILADDLGWRDLHCYGGKLAETPHLDQLAKEGMKFTNAYSPAPICSASRASILTGKTPARLHFEFVTKPSAVTPPIRKLQPPPYTQDLPLKEVTLGEMLQQADYATGFFGKWHVNEHYKRYLGWSPTHGPKQQGFQSAVETFGSHPYAKKFDWQPDDFQKDEFPPDAVTQNAIQFLQQKRKQPFFLYLSYFHVHTPVRSPTDWLVEKYRDKAATGPGNAKLRTHYGAFIETLDEYVGQVLKALDERGLRDSTLIVFTSDNGGHPEYAANGPLRGSKWNLYEAGIRVPLLVRWPGHVKAGSVCAKPVTGTDLFPTFCEVAGGNCTDLTLDGKSLVPLLEGKSADWPTRALTWHFPYYHPEKGYTKSKETIGVNDFAVSKTRPVSAIRVGDWKLLQFYESGKRELYDLRRDPGEQHDLSDRQPKQTAQLGSQLKQMLQDMQARFPTDVPPGK
- a CDS encoding PSD1 and planctomycete cytochrome C domain-containing protein, with the translated sequence MRVSRRTSIGLLYNCLIVCLSFSGMAEAAETPASTKPVVYEDAVLPLFQKHCVKCHSQKNRKAEFDLSSIAGLLQGGESGAGLVAGKPDESLLYDYLHEGLMPPEDETPLSKTEIETVRLWISGGLKFKEVPQTVADNRLSQHDVIPILYRRCVMCHGPEYQEGELDLRSKAKMLTGGKAGPAVIAGKPDESLLVKYIVEKTCPPKAEISRAGIEPMPAEELDTVKAWIADGLHVEEETERFRLDQDPLVTTEDRQFWSFQPPQQVAPPTVKHQSLVKNPIDAFLLRKLEAADLTYAPEADRRTLIRRATYALTGLPPTQAEVNAFLSDKSPDAYEKLIDRLLASPRYAEKWGQFWLDLAGYADSEGKRSADLIRKYAYRYRDYVIRSFGEDKPYDVFLTEQLAGDELVDHQNPKEVTPELIEKVVATGFLRMAPDGTSANPVNRVTDRLEVISDELDVMYRSVLGLTMNCARCHSHKYDPIPQRDYYRSMAIFKGAYDEYDWMTPQPFSNQWKRARSRLLTLIPKDEQAAIDQHNAPIEAKITDVEQKLKDKKLDKAEKKKLDKQLKDLKATLKNPEMIRALWDRGRPSPTYIYRRGDEMQPTRPVEPGPPSAIAEGISPYRIDPSTQNESKTGRRLAFARWLTQPDHPLTSRVIVNRIWHKHFGTGLVKSIDNFGALGTPPSHPELLDWLAVQFVQEGWQFKKLHRLIMTSQAYRQSSEVTPLLEEKDPENELLSRMPLRRLEAEELRDALLFTAGELDETKYGQPVAVDVRKDGLVTAKRTDDGWRRSVYIRHRRKEMPTFLEVFDLPQMNPNCTERKISNVVSQPLLLVNNNMVHELAVYFANRVRQEAGDDRAAQIKAAYRIAFQRPPSTEELELALKSLNLLNLPAETDSGKESDAADGFAEYCHVLLNSAEFLYID